A section of the Acanthochromis polyacanthus isolate Apoly-LR-REF ecotype Palm Island chromosome 1, KAUST_Apoly_ChrSc, whole genome shotgun sequence genome encodes:
- the LOC127534530 gene encoding UDP-3-O-acylglucosamine N-acyltransferase-like isoform X41 codes for MFFLLTIKLQNVQVVLFCGLDGILIFELMGRDKGEAGREVDAGAEVAAGAEVAVGAEVAAGAEVAVGAVVAVGAEVAAGAEVAAGAVVAVGAEVAVGAEVAAGAEVAAGAEVAVGAEVAVGAEVAAGAVVAAGAEVAAGAEVAAGAEVAVGAEVAAGAEVAVGAEVAVGAEVAAGAEVAAGAEVAAGAEVAVGAEVAVGAEVAAGAEVAVGAEVAVGAEVAVGAEVAAGAEVAAGAEVAVGAEVAAGAEVAVGAEVAAGAEVAVGAVVAVGAEVAAGAEVAVGAEVAAGAEVAAGAEVAAGAEVAAGAEVAVGAVVAVGAEVAAGAEVAAGAEVAAGAEVAAGAEVAAGAEVAAGAEVAVGAEVAVGAEVAAGAEVAAGAEVAVGAEVAVGAEVAVGAEVAAGAEVAAGAEVAVGAEVAAGAEVAAGAEVAVGAEVAVGAEVAVGAEVTAEANIFHLKNGRSEITFI; via the exons atgttctttttgctaACAATTAAATTGCAAAATGTGCAAGTTGTTTTATTCTGTGGCCTTGACGGTATTTTAATATTTGAGCTAATGGGGAGAGACAAAGGGGAAGCTGGTAGAGAGGTGGACGCAGGAGCAGAGGTGGCAGCAGGAGCAGAGGTTGCAGTAGGAGCAGAGGttgcagcaggagcagaggtGGCAGTAGGAGCAGTGGTTGCAGTAGGAGCAGAGGttgcagcaggagcagaggtTGCAGCAGGAGCAGTGGTTGCAGTAGGAGCAGAG GTTGCAGTAGGAGCAGAGGttgcagcaggagcagaggtGGCAGCAGGAGCAGAGGTTGCAGTAGGAGCAGAGGTTGCAGTAGGAGCAGAGGTGGCAGCAGGAGCAGTGGttgcagcaggagcagaggttgcagcaggagcagaggtGGCAGCAGGAGCAGAGGTTGCAGTAGGAGCAGAGGTGGCAGCAGGAGCAGAGGTTGCAGTAGGAGCAGAGGTTGCAGTAGGAGCAGAGGTGGCAGCAGGAGCAGAG GTGGCAGCAGGAGCAGAGGTGGCAGCAGGAGCAGAGGTTGCAGTAGGTGCAGAGGTTGCAGTAGGAGCAGAGGTGGCAGCAGGAGCAGAG GTTGCAGTAGGAGCAGAGGTGGCAGTAGGAGCAGAGGTGGCAGTAGGAGCAGAGGttgcagcaggagcagaggtGGCAGCAGGAGCAGAGGTGGCAGTAGGAGCAGAGGttgcagcaggagcagaggtTGCAGTAGGAGCAGAGGttgcagcaggagcagaggtTGCAGTAGGAGCAGTGGTTGCAGTAGGAGCAGAGGttgcagcaggagcagaggtGGCAGTAGGAGCAGAGGTGGCAGCAGGAGCAGAGGttgcagcaggagcagaggttgcagcaggagcagaggttgcagcaggagcagaggtTGCAGTAGGAGCAGTGGTTGCAGTAGGAGCAGAGGttgcagcaggagcagaggttgcagcaggagcagaggtggcagcaggagcagaggttgcagcaggagcagaggtggcagcaggagcagaggttgcagcaggagcagaggtTGCAGTAGGAGCAGAGGTGGCAGTAGGAGCAGAGGTGGCAGCAGGAGCAGAGGttgcagcaggagcagaggtTGCAGTAGGAGCAGAGGTGGCAGTAGGAGCAGAGGTTGCAGTAGGAGCAGAGGttgcagcaggagcagaggtGGCAGCAGGAGCAGAGGTTGCAGTAGGAGCAGAGGttgcagcaggagcagaggttgcagcaggagcagag gtTGCAGTAGGAGCAGAGGTTGCAGTAGGAGCAGAGGTTGCAGTAGGAGCAGAAGTCACTGCTGAGGCAAACATATTTCATCTTAAAAATGGAAGAagtgaaattacatttatttag
- the LOC127534530 gene encoding uncharacterized protein LOC127534530 isoform X45 produces MFFLLTIKLQNVQVVLFCGLDGILIFELMGRDKGEAGREVDAGAEVAAGAEVAVGAEVAAGAEVAVGAVVAVGAEVAAGAEVAAGAVVAVGAEVAVGAEVAAGAEVAAGAEVAVGAEVAVGAEVAAGAVVAAGAEVAAGAEVAAGAEVAVGAEVAAGAEVAVGAEVAVGAEVAAGAEVAAGAEVAAGAEVAAGAEVAVGAEVAAGAEVAAGAEVAVGAEVAAGAEVAVGAEVAAGAEVAVGAEVAAGAEVAVGAVVAVGAEVAAGAEVAVGAEVAAGAEVAAGAEVAAGAEVAAGAEVAVGAVVAVGAEVAAGAEVAAGAEVAAGAEVAAGAEVAAGAEVAAGAEVAVGAEVAVGAEVAAGAEVAAGAEVAVGAEVAVGAEVAVGAEVAAGAEVAAGAEVAVGAEVAAGAEVAAGAEVAVGAEVAVGAEVAVGAEVTAEANIFHLKNGRSEITFI; encoded by the exons atgttctttttgctaACAATTAAATTGCAAAATGTGCAAGTTGTTTTATTCTGTGGCCTTGACGGTATTTTAATATTTGAGCTAATGGGGAGAGACAAAGGGGAAGCTGGTAGAGAGGTGGACGCAGGAGCAGAGGTGGCAGCAGGAGCAGAGGTTGCAGTAGGAGCAGAGGttgcagcaggagcagaggtGGCAGTAGGAGCAGTGGTTGCAGTAGGAGCAGAGGttgcagcaggagcagaggtTGCAGCAGGAGCAGTGGTTGCAGTAGGAGCAGAG GTTGCAGTAGGAGCAGAGGttgcagcaggagcagaggtGGCAGCAGGAGCAGAGGTTGCAGTAGGAGCAGAGGTTGCAGTAGGAGCAGAGGTGGCAGCAGGAGCAGTGGttgcagcaggagcagaggttgcagcaggagcagaggtGGCAGCAGGAGCAGAGGTTGCAGTAGGAGCAGAGGTGGCAGCAGGAGCAGAGGTTGCAGTAGGAGCAGAGGTTGCAGTAGGAGCAGAGGTGGCAGCAGGAGCAGAGGttgcagcaggagcagaggttgcagcaggagcagaggtGGCAGCAGGAGCAGAG GTTGCAGTAGGAGCAGAGGTGGCAGCAGGAGCAGAGGTGGCAGCAGGAGCAGAGGTTGCAGTAG gagcagaggtGGCAGCAGGAGCAGAGGTGGCAGTAGGAGCAGAGGttgcagcaggagcagaggtTGCAGTAGGAGCAGAGGttgcagcaggagcagaggtTGCAGTAGGAGCAGTGGTTGCAGTAGGAGCAGAGGttgcagcaggagcagaggtGGCAGTAGGAGCAGAGGTGGCAGCAGGAGCAGAGGttgcagcaggagcagaggttgcagcaggagcagaggttgcagcaggagcagaggtTGCAGTAGGAGCAGTGGTTGCAGTAGGAGCAGAGGttgcagcaggagcagaggttgcagcaggagcagaggtggcagcaggagcagaggttgcagcaggagcagaggtggcagcaggagcagaggttgcagcaggagcagaggtTGCAGTAGGAGCAGAGGTGGCAGTAGGAGCAGAGGTGGCAGCAGGAGCAGAGGttgcagcaggagcagaggtTGCAGTAGGAGCAGAGGTGGCAGTAGGAGCAGAGGTTGCAGTAGGAGCAGAGGttgcagcaggagcagaggtGGCAGCAGGAGCAGAGGTTGCAGTAGGAGCAGAGGttgcagcaggagcagaggttgcagcaggagcagag gtTGCAGTAGGAGCAGAGGTTGCAGTAGGAGCAGAGGTTGCAGTAGGAGCAGAAGTCACTGCTGAGGCAAACATATTTCATCTTAAAAATGGAAGAagtgaaattacatttatttag
- the LOC127534530 gene encoding uncharacterized protein LOC127534530 isoform X37, which produces MFFLLTIKLQNVQVVLFCGLDGILIFELMGRDKGEAGREVDAGAEVAAGAEVAVGAEVAAGAEVAVGAVVAVGAEVAAGAEVAAGAVVAVGAEVAVGAEVAAGAEVAAGAEVAVGAEVAVGAEVAAGAVVAAGAEVAAGAEVAAGAEVAVGAEVAAGAEVAVGAEVAVGAEVAAGAEVAAGAEVAAGAEVAAGAEVAVGAEVAVGAEVAAGAEVAAGAEVAVGAEVAAGAEVAAGAEVAVGAEVAAGAEVAVGAEVAAGAEVAVGAEVAAGAEVAVGAVVAVGAEVAAGAEVAVGAEVAAGAEVAAGAEVAAGAEVAAGAEVAVGAVVAVGAEVAAGAEVAAGAEVAAGAEVAAGAEVAAGAEVAAGAEVAVGAEVAVGAEVAAGAEVAAGAEVAVGAEVAVGAEVAVGAEVAAGAEVAAGAEVAVGAEVAAGAEVAAGAEVAVGAEVAVGAEVAVGAEVTAEANIFHLKNGRSEITFI; this is translated from the exons atgttctttttgctaACAATTAAATTGCAAAATGTGCAAGTTGTTTTATTCTGTGGCCTTGACGGTATTTTAATATTTGAGCTAATGGGGAGAGACAAAGGGGAAGCTGGTAGAGAGGTGGACGCAGGAGCAGAGGTGGCAGCAGGAGCAGAGGTTGCAGTAGGAGCAGAGGttgcagcaggagcagaggtGGCAGTAGGAGCAGTGGTTGCAGTAGGAGCAGAGGttgcagcaggagcagaggtTGCAGCAGGAGCAGTGGTTGCAGTAGGAGCAGAG GTTGCAGTAGGAGCAGAGGttgcagcaggagcagaggtGGCAGCAGGAGCAGAGGTTGCAGTAGGAGCAGAGGTTGCAGTAGGAGCAGAGGTGGCAGCAGGAGCAGTGGttgcagcaggagcagaggttgcagcaggagcagaggtGGCAGCAGGAGCAGAGGTTGCAGTAGGAGCAGAGGTGGCAGCAGGAGCAGAGGTTGCAGTAGGAGCAGAGGTTGCAGTAGGAGCAGAGGTGGCAGCAGGAGCAGAGGttgcagcaggagcagaggttgcagcaggagcagaggtGGCAGCAGGAGCAGAGGTTGCAGTAGGTGCAGAGGTTGCAGTAGGAGCAGAGGTGGCAGCAGGAGCAGAGGTGGCAGCAGGAGCAGAG GTTGCAGTAGGAGCAGAGGTGGCAGCAGGAGCAGAGGTGGCAGCAGGAGCAGAGGTTGCAGTAG gagcagaggtGGCAGCAGGAGCAGAGGTGGCAGTAGGAGCAGAGGttgcagcaggagcagaggtTGCAGTAGGAGCAGAGGttgcagcaggagcagaggtTGCAGTAGGAGCAGTGGTTGCAGTAGGAGCAGAGGttgcagcaggagcagaggtGGCAGTAGGAGCAGAGGTGGCAGCAGGAGCAGAGGttgcagcaggagcagaggttgcagcaggagcagaggttgcagcaggagcagaggtTGCAGTAGGAGCAGTGGTTGCAGTAGGAGCAGAGGttgcagcaggagcagaggttgcagcaggagcagaggtggcagcaggagcagaggttgcagcaggagcagaggtggcagcaggagcagaggttgcagcaggagcagaggtTGCAGTAGGAGCAGAGGTGGCAGTAGGAGCAGAGGTGGCAGCAGGAGCAGAGGttgcagcaggagcagaggtTGCAGTAGGAGCAGAGGTGGCAGTAGGAGCAGAGGTTGCAGTAGGAGCAGAGGttgcagcaggagcagaggtGGCAGCAGGAGCAGAGGTTGCAGTAGGAGCAGAGGttgcagcaggagcagaggttgcagcaggagcagag gtTGCAGTAGGAGCAGAGGTTGCAGTAGGAGCAGAGGTTGCAGTAGGAGCAGAAGTCACTGCTGAGGCAAACATATTTCATCTTAAAAATGGAAGAagtgaaattacatttatttag
- the LOC127534530 gene encoding UDP-3-O-acylglucosamine N-acyltransferase-like isoform X40 produces the protein MFFLLTIKLQNVQVVLFCGLDGILIFELMGRDKGEAGREVDAGAEVAAGAEVAVGAEVAAGAEVAVGAVVAVGAEVAAGAEVAAGAVVAVGAEVAVGAEVAAGAEVAAGAEVAVGAEVAVGAEVAAGAVVAAGAEVAAGAEVAAGAEVAVGAEVAAGAEVAVGAEVAVGAEVAAGAEVAAGAEVAAGAEVAAGAEVAVGAEVAVGAEVAAGAEVAAGAEVAAGAEVAVGAEVAAGAEVAVGAEVAAGAEVAVGAEVAAGAEVAVGAVVAVGAEVAAGAEVAVGAEVAAGAEVAAGAEVAAGAEVAAGAEVAVGAVVAVGAEVAAGAEVAAGAEVAAGAEVAAGAEVAAGAEVAAGAEVAVGAEVAVGAEVAAGAEVAAGAEVAVGAEVAVGAEVAVGAEVAAGAEVAAGAEVAVGAEVAAGAEVAAGAEVAVGAEVAVGAEVAVGAEVTAEANIFHLKNGRSEITFI, from the exons atgttctttttgctaACAATTAAATTGCAAAATGTGCAAGTTGTTTTATTCTGTGGCCTTGACGGTATTTTAATATTTGAGCTAATGGGGAGAGACAAAGGGGAAGCTGGTAGAGAGGTGGACGCAGGAGCAGAGGTGGCAGCAGGAGCAGAGGTTGCAGTAGGAGCAGAGGttgcagcaggagcagaggtGGCAGTAGGAGCAGTGGTTGCAGTAGGAGCAGAGGttgcagcaggagcagaggtTGCAGCAGGAGCAGTGGTTGCAGTAGGAGCAGAG GTTGCAGTAGGAGCAGAGGttgcagcaggagcagaggtGGCAGCAGGAGCAGAGGTTGCAGTAGGAGCAGAGGTTGCAGTAGGAGCAGAGGTGGCAGCAGGAGCAGTGGttgcagcaggagcagaggttgcagcaggagcagaggtGGCAGCAGGAGCAGAGGTTGCAGTAGGAGCAGAGGTGGCAGCAGGAGCAGAGGTTGCAGTAGGAGCAGAGGTTGCAGTAGGAGCAGAGGTGGCAGCAGGAGCAGAGGttgcagcaggagcagaggttgcagcaggagcagaggtGGCAGCAGGAGCAGAGGTTGCAGTAGGTGCAGAGGTTGCAGTAGGAGCAGAGGTGGCAGCAGGAGCAGAG GTGGCAGCAGGAGCAGAGGTGGCAGCAGGAGCAGAGGTTGCAGTAG gagcagaggtGGCAGCAGGAGCAGAGGTGGCAGTAGGAGCAGAGGttgcagcaggagcagaggtTGCAGTAGGAGCAGAGGttgcagcaggagcagaggtTGCAGTAGGAGCAGTGGTTGCAGTAGGAGCAGAGGttgcagcaggagcagaggtGGCAGTAGGAGCAGAGGTGGCAGCAGGAGCAGAGGttgcagcaggagcagaggttgcagcaggagcagaggttgcagcaggagcagaggtTGCAGTAGGAGCAGTGGTTGCAGTAGGAGCAGAGGttgcagcaggagcagaggttgcagcaggagcagaggtggcagcaggagcagaggttgcagcaggagcagaggtggcagcaggagcagaggttgcagcaggagcagaggtTGCAGTAGGAGCAGAGGTGGCAGTAGGAGCAGAGGTGGCAGCAGGAGCAGAGGttgcagcaggagcagaggtTGCAGTAGGAGCAGAGGTGGCAGTAGGAGCAGAGGTTGCAGTAGGAGCAGAGGttgcagcaggagcagaggtGGCAGCAGGAGCAGAGGTTGCAGTAGGAGCAGAGGttgcagcaggagcagaggttgcagcaggagcagag gtTGCAGTAGGAGCAGAGGTTGCAGTAGGAGCAGAGGTTGCAGTAGGAGCAGAAGTCACTGCTGAGGCAAACATATTTCATCTTAAAAATGGAAGAagtgaaattacatttatttag
- the LOC127534530 gene encoding uncharacterized protein LOC127534530 isoform X15 has translation MFFLLTIKLQNVQVVLFCGLDGILIFELMGRDKGEAGREVDAGAEVAAGAEVAVGAEVAAGAEVAVGAVVAVGAEVAAGAEVAAGAVVAVGAEVAVGAEVAAGAEVAAGAEVAVGAEVAVGAEVAAGAVVAAGAEVAAGAEVAAGAEVAVGAEVAAGAEVAVGAEVAVGAEVAAGAEVAAGAEVAAGAEVAAGAEVAVGAEVAVGAEVAAGAEVAAGAEVAAGAEVAAGAEVAVGAEVAAGAEVAAGAEVAVGAEVAVGAEVAAGAEVAAGAEVAVGAEVAVGAEVAAGAEVAAGAEVAVGAEVAAGAEVAVGAEVAAGAEVAVGAVVAVGAEVAAGAEVAVGAEVAAGAEVAAGAEVAAGAEVAAGAEVAVGAVVAVGAEVAAGAEVAAGAEVAAGAEVAAGAEVAAGAEVAAGAEVAVGAEVAVGAEVAAGAEVAAGAEVAVGAEVAVGAEVAVGAEVAAGAEVAAGAEVAVGAEVAAGAEVAAGAEVAVGAEVAVGAEVAVGAEVTAEANIFHLKNGRSEITFI, from the exons atgttctttttgctaACAATTAAATTGCAAAATGTGCAAGTTGTTTTATTCTGTGGCCTTGACGGTATTTTAATATTTGAGCTAATGGGGAGAGACAAAGGGGAAGCTGGTAGAGAGGTGGACGCAGGAGCAGAGGTGGCAGCAGGAGCAGAGGTTGCAGTAGGAGCAGAGGttgcagcaggagcagaggtGGCAGTAGGAGCAGTGGTTGCAGTAGGAGCAGAGGttgcagcaggagcagaggtTGCAGCAGGAGCAGTGGTTGCAGTAGGAGCAGAG GTTGCAGTAGGAGCAGAGGttgcagcaggagcagaggtGGCAGCAGGAGCAGAGGTTGCAGTAGGAGCAGAGGTTGCAGTAGGAGCAGAGGTGGCAGCAGGAGCAGTGGttgcagcaggagcagaggttgcagcaggagcagaggtGGCAGCAGGAGCAGAGGTTGCAGTAGGAGCAGAGGTGGCAGCAGGAGCAGAGGTTGCAGTAGGAGCAGAGGTTGCAGTAGGAGCAGAGGTGGCAGCAGGAGCAGAGGttgcagcaggagcagaggttgcagcaggagcagaggtGGCAGCAGGAGCAGAGGTTGCAGTAGGTGCAGAGGTTGCAGTAGGAGCAGAGGTGGCAGCAGGAGCAGAGGTGGCAGCAGGAGCAGAGGttgcagcaggagcagaggttgcagcaggagcagaggtTGCAGTAGGAGCAGAGGttgcagcaggagcagaggtGGCAGCAGGAGCAGAGGTTGCAGTAGGTGCAGAGGTTGCAGTAGGAGCAGAGGTGGCAGCAGGAGCAGAGGTGGCAGCAGGAGCAGAGGTTGCAGTAG GAGCAGAGGTGGCAGTAGGAGCAGAGGttgcagcaggagcagaggtGGCAGCAGGAGCAGAGGTGGCAGTAGGAGCAGAGGttgcagcaggagcagaggtTGCAGTAGGAGCAGAGGttgcagcaggagcagaggtTGCAGTAGGAGCAGTGGTTGCAGTAGGAGCAGAGGttgcagcaggagcagaggtGGCAGTAGGAGCAGAGGTGGCAGCAGGAGCAGAGGttgcagcaggagcagaggttgcagcaggagcagaggttgcagcaggagcagaggtTGCAGTAGGAGCAGTGGTTGCAGTAGGAGCAGAGGttgcagcaggagcagaggttgcagcaggagcagaggtggcagcaggagcagaggttgcagcaggagcagaggtggcagcaggagcagaggttgcagcaggagcagaggtTGCAGTAGGAGCAGAGGTGGCAGTAGGAGCAGAGGTGGCAGCAGGAGCAGAGGttgcagcaggagcagaggtTGCAGTAGGAGCAGAGGTGGCAGTAGGAGCAGAGGTTGCAGTAGGAGCAGAGGttgcagcaggagcagaggtGGCAGCAGGAGCAGAGGTTGCAGTAGGAGCAGAGGttgcagcaggagcagaggttgcagcaggagcagag gtTGCAGTAGGAGCAGAGGTTGCAGTAGGAGCAGAGGTTGCAGTAGGAGCAGAAGTCACTGCTGAGGCAAACATATTTCATCTTAAAAATGGAAGAagtgaaattacatttatttag
- the LOC127534530 gene encoding UDP-3-O-acylglucosamine N-acyltransferase-like isoform X39 produces the protein MFFLLTIKLQNVQVVLFCGLDGILIFELMGRDKGEAGREVDAGAEVAAGAEVAVGAEVAAGAEVAVGAVVAVGAEVAAGAEVAAGAVVAVGAEVAVGAEVAAGAEVAAGAEVAVGAEVAVGAEVAAGAVVAAGAEVAAGAEVAAGAEVAVGAEVAAGAEVAVGAEVAVGAEVAAGAEVAAGAEVAAGAEVAAGAEVAVGAEVAVGAEVAAGAEVAAGAEVAAGAEVAAGAEVAVGAEVAAGAEVAAGAEVAVGAEVAVGAEVAAGAEVAAGAEVAVGAEVAVGAEVAAGAEVAVGAEVAVGAEVAVGAEVAAGAEVAAGAEVAVGAEVAAGAEVAVGAEVAAGAEVAVGAVVAVGAEVAAGAEVAVGAEVAAGAEVAAGAEVAAGAEVAAGAEVAVGAEVAVGAEVAAGAEVAAGAEVAVGAEVAAGAEVAAGAEVAVGAEVAVGAEVAVGAEVTAEANIFHLKNGRSEITFI, from the exons atgttctttttgctaACAATTAAATTGCAAAATGTGCAAGTTGTTTTATTCTGTGGCCTTGACGGTATTTTAATATTTGAGCTAATGGGGAGAGACAAAGGGGAAGCTGGTAGAGAGGTGGACGCAGGAGCAGAGGTGGCAGCAGGAGCAGAGGTTGCAGTAGGAGCAGAGGttgcagcaggagcagaggtGGCAGTAGGAGCAGTGGTTGCAGTAGGAGCAGAGGttgcagcaggagcagaggtTGCAGCAGGAGCAGTGGTTGCAGTAGGAGCAGAG GTTGCAGTAGGAGCAGAGGttgcagcaggagcagaggtGGCAGCAGGAGCAGAGGTTGCAGTAGGAGCAGAGGTTGCAGTAGGAGCAGAGGTGGCAGCAGGAGCAGTGGttgcagcaggagcagaggttgcagcaggagcagaggtGGCAGCAGGAGCAGAGGTTGCAGTAGGAGCAGAGGTGGCAGCAGGAGCAGAGGTTGCAGTAGGAGCAGAGGTTGCAGTAGGAGCAGAGGTGGCAGCAGGAGCAGAGGttgcagcaggagcagaggttgcagcaggagcagaggtGGCAGCAGGAGCAGAGGTTGCAGTAGGTGCAGAGGTTGCAGTAGGAGCAGAGGTGGCAGCAGGAGCAGAGGTGGCAGCAGGAGCAGAGGttgcagcaggagcagaggttgcagcaggagcagaggtTGCAGTAGGAGCAGAGGttgcagcaggagcagaggtGGCAGCAGGAGCAGAGGTTGCAGTAGGTGCAGAGGTTGCAGTAGGAGCAGAGGTGGCAGCAGGAGCAGAGGTGGCAGCAGGAGCAGAGGTTGCAGTAGGTGCAGAGGTTGCAGTAGGAGCAGAGGTGGCAGCAGGAGCAGAG GTTGCAGTAGGAGCAGAGGTGGCAGTAGGAGCAGAGGTGGCAGTAGGAGCAGAGGttgcagcaggagcagaggtGGCAGCAGGAGCAGAGGTGGCAGTAGGAGCAGAGGttgcagcaggagcagaggtTGCAGTAGGAGCAGAGGttgcagcaggagcagaggtTGCAGTAGGAGCAGTGGTTGCAGTAGGAGCAGAGGttgcagcaggagcagaggtGGCAGTAGGAGCAGAGGTGGCAGCAGGAGCAGAGGttgcagcaggagcagaggttgcagcaggagcagaggttgcagcaggagcagag GTGGCAGTAGGAGCAGAGGTTGCAGTAGGAGCAGAGGttgcagcaggagcagaggtGGCAGCAGGAGCAGAGGTTGCAGTAGGAGCAGAGGttgcagcaggagcagaggttgcagcaggagcagag gtTGCAGTAGGAGCAGAGGTTGCAGTAGGAGCAGAGGTTGCAGTAGGAGCAGAAGTCACTGCTGAGGCAAACATATTTCATCTTAAAAATGGAAGAagtgaaattacatttatttag
- the LOC127534530 gene encoding uncharacterized protein LOC127534530 isoform X49, which yields MFFLLTIKLQNVQVVLFCGLDGILIFELMGRDKGEAGREVDAGAEVAAGAEVAVGAEVAAGAEVAVGAVVAVGAEVAAGAEVAAGAVVAVGAEVAVGAEVAAGAEVAAGAEVAVGAEVAVGAEVAAGAVVAAGAEVAAGAEVAAGAEVAVGAEVAAGAEVAVGAEVAVGAEVAAGAEVAAGAEVAAGAEVAVGAEVAVGAEVAAGAEVAAGAEVAVGAEVAAGAEVAVGAEVAAGAEVAVGAVVAVGAEVAAGAEVAVGAEVAAGAEVAAGAEVAAGAEVAAGAEVAVGAVVAVGAEVAAGAEVAAGAEVAAGAEVAAGAEVAAGAEVAAGAEVAVGAEVAVGAEVAAGAEVAAGAEVAVGAEVAVGAEVAVGAEVAAGAEVAAGAEVAVGAEVAAGAEVAAGAEVAVGAEVAVGAEVAVGAEVTAEANIFHLKNGRSEITFI from the exons atgttctttttgctaACAATTAAATTGCAAAATGTGCAAGTTGTTTTATTCTGTGGCCTTGACGGTATTTTAATATTTGAGCTAATGGGGAGAGACAAAGGGGAAGCTGGTAGAGAGGTGGACGCAGGAGCAGAGGTGGCAGCAGGAGCAGAGGTTGCAGTAGGAGCAGAGGttgcagcaggagcagaggtGGCAGTAGGAGCAGTGGTTGCAGTAGGAGCAGAGGttgcagcaggagcagaggtTGCAGCAGGAGCAGTGGTTGCAGTAGGAGCAGAG GTTGCAGTAGGAGCAGAGGttgcagcaggagcagaggtGGCAGCAGGAGCAGAGGTTGCAGTAGGAGCAGAGGTTGCAGTAGGAGCAGAGGTGGCAGCAGGAGCAGTGGttgcagcaggagcagaggttgcagcaggagcagaggtGGCAGCAGGAGCAGAGGTTGCAGTAGGAGCAGAGGTGGCAGCAGGAGCAGAGGTTGCAGTAGGAGCAGAGGTTGCAGTAGGAGCAGAGGTGGCAGCAGGAGCAGAG GTGGCAGCAGGAGCAGAGGTGGCAGCAGGAGCAGAGGTTGCAGTAG GAGCAGAGGTGGCAGTAGGAGCAGAGGttgcagcaggagcagaggtGGCAGCAGGAGCAGAGGTGGCAGTAGGAGCAGAGGttgcagcaggagcagaggtTGCAGTAGGAGCAGAGGttgcagcaggagcagaggtTGCAGTAGGAGCAGTGGTTGCAGTAGGAGCAGAGGttgcagcaggagcagaggtGGCAGTAGGAGCAGAGGTGGCAGCAGGAGCAGAGGttgcagcaggagcagaggttgcagcaggagcagaggttgcagcaggagcagaggtTGCAGTAGGAGCAGTGGTTGCAGTAGGAGCAGAGGttgcagcaggagcagaggttgcagcaggagcagaggtggcagcaggagcagaggttgcagcaggagcagaggtggcagcaggagcagaggttgcagcaggagcagaggtTGCAGTAGGAGCAGAGGTGGCAGTAGGAGCAGAGGTGGCAGCAGGAGCAGAGGttgcagcaggagcagaggtTGCAGTAGGAGCAGAGGTGGCAGTAGGAGCAGAGGTTGCAGTAGGAGCAGAGGttgcagcaggagcagaggtGGCAGCAGGAGCAGAGGTTGCAGTAGGAGCAGAGGttgcagcaggagcagaggttgcagcaggagcagag gtTGCAGTAGGAGCAGAGGTTGCAGTAGGAGCAGAGGTTGCAGTAGGAGCAGAAGTCACTGCTGAGGCAAACATATTTCATCTTAAAAATGGAAGAagtgaaattacatttatttag